From Streptomyces sp. NBC_01460, a single genomic window includes:
- a CDS encoding ArsR/SmtB family transcription factor encodes MSKYESAELPVLDPEAVVPCCPPLTAGELSAEDAERMAATFKALSDPVRLRLFSKVASHPGGEACVCDIQDVGVSQPTVSHHLKKLREAGLLTSERRGTWVYYQVAPSVVAAMSAMLDLRPAAGSA; translated from the coding sequence ATGTCGAAATATGAGAGTGCCGAGCTGCCGGTCCTGGACCCGGAGGCGGTTGTGCCGTGCTGCCCGCCCCTCACCGCCGGGGAGCTGTCCGCGGAGGACGCGGAGCGGATGGCCGCGACGTTCAAGGCGCTCTCCGACCCGGTGCGGCTGCGGCTGTTCTCCAAGGTCGCCTCGCATCCGGGAGGAGAGGCGTGCGTGTGCGACATCCAGGACGTCGGCGTCTCCCAGCCGACCGTCTCCCACCACCTGAAGAAGCTCCGCGAGGCCGGACTCCTGACCTCGGAGCGGCGCGGGACCTGGGTCTACTACCAGGTCGCGCCCTCCGTCGTGGCCGCCATGTCCGCCATGCTCGACCTCCGCCCGGCCGCCGGCAGCGCCTGA